In Streptomyces sp. SID8374, one genomic interval encodes:
- a CDS encoding MerR family transcriptional regulator codes for MRSSGDGTAAGGPYPQHGSGADHAIRQPVQPAAVAAGGVAAASDAGDIGYRGPTACAAAGITYRQLDYWARTGLVEPSVRPAYGSGTQRLYSFRDVVLLKIVKRFLDTGVALQNIRTTVQHLRARGFQDLERMTLMSDGATVYECSSPDEVVSLLQGGQGVFGIAVGVVWRDVDAALSQLHGERVDTGETLIGNNPADELARRRNRAG; via the coding sequence GTGAGAAGCAGCGGCGACGGTACGGCGGCGGGTGGGCCGTATCCGCAGCACGGCAGTGGAGCCGACCACGCCATCAGGCAGCCGGTTCAACCGGCGGCGGTGGCAGCGGGCGGCGTGGCAGCGGCGAGCGATGCAGGCGACATCGGCTATCGCGGACCGACGGCGTGCGCGGCGGCGGGGATCACCTACCGCCAGTTGGACTACTGGGCGCGTACGGGGCTGGTGGAGCCGAGCGTGCGGCCGGCCTACGGGTCGGGGACCCAGCGTCTCTACAGTTTCCGGGACGTGGTCCTCCTCAAGATCGTCAAGCGGTTCCTGGACACCGGGGTCGCTCTCCAGAACATCCGCACCACGGTCCAGCACCTGCGGGCCCGGGGGTTCCAGGATCTTGAGCGCATGACGCTGATGAGCGACGGGGCCACGGTCTACGAGTGCTCCTCGCCCGACGAGGTCGTCAGCCTCCTCCAGGGTGGTCAGGGCGTCTTCGGGATCGCCGTCGGCGTCGTCTGGCGGGATGTGGACGCGGCGCTCTCCCAGCTGCACGGCGAGCGGGTCGACACCGGTGAGACCCTCATCGGCAACAACCCGGCCGACGAGCTGGCCCGGCGCCGCAACCGCGCCGGCTGA
- a CDS encoding bifunctional nuclease family protein: MNELDVVGVRVEMPSNQPIVLLREVGGDRYLPIWIGPGEATAIAFAQQGMAPARPLTHDLFKDVLEAVGQELTEVRITDLREGVFYAELVFASGVEVSARPSDAIALALRTGTPIYGSDGVLDDAGIAIPDEQEDEVEKFREFLDQISPEDFGTNSQ; encoded by the coding sequence GTGAACGAGCTCGACGTTGTCGGTGTCCGGGTGGAAATGCCCTCCAACCAACCGATCGTTCTCCTGCGTGAAGTGGGAGGCGACCGGTACCTCCCCATTTGGATCGGTCCTGGGGAGGCGACCGCCATTGCCTTCGCCCAGCAGGGCATGGCTCCGGCCAGGCCGCTGACCCATGACCTGTTCAAGGATGTGCTCGAGGCCGTGGGCCAGGAGCTCACCGAGGTCCGGATCACGGACCTTCGCGAAGGGGTCTTCTACGCGGAGCTCGTCTTCGCCAGCGGGGTCGAGGTGAGCGCCCGGCCGTCCGACGCCATAGCGCTCGCCCTGCGGACCGGCACGCCGATCTACGGCAGTGACGGCGTGCTGGACGACGCGGGCATCGCGATCCCCGATGAGCAGGAGGACGAGGTGGAGAAGTTCCGCGAATTCCTCGACCAGATCTCACCGGAGGACTTCGGTACGAACAGTCAGTGA
- a CDS encoding MerR family transcriptional regulator, whose protein sequence is MLRTPTGGAGDGTATADARWVSIGTVLTRLREEFPEVTISKIRFLEAEGLVEPQRTPSGYRKFAPGDVERLAQVLRMQRDHYLPLKVIREHLDALARGEQPALPSPGAQRDLGDGVWETGPCAATAARIGRAELLAAAQVDEEQLEEWESYGLIVPAPEGGYDAEMVTVAKLVADLGRFGLEPRHLRAMRASADREAGLVEQLVAPLRLHRNPQTRAHAEATANELAELSVRLHAALVQSALRTRLH, encoded by the coding sequence ATGCTGCGAACACCGACAGGCGGTGCCGGTGACGGCACCGCCACCGCGGACGCGCGCTGGGTGAGCATCGGTACGGTGCTCACCCGACTGCGCGAAGAGTTTCCGGAAGTCACGATCTCCAAGATCCGCTTCCTGGAGGCCGAGGGGCTCGTGGAGCCGCAGCGGACTCCGTCCGGGTACCGGAAGTTCGCGCCCGGCGATGTGGAGCGCCTCGCGCAGGTCCTCCGTATGCAGCGGGACCACTATCTGCCGCTCAAGGTCATCCGGGAGCACCTGGACGCCCTCGCCCGGGGGGAGCAGCCCGCGCTGCCCTCGCCGGGCGCCCAACGGGATCTCGGCGACGGTGTGTGGGAGACCGGCCCCTGTGCGGCGACCGCCGCGCGGATCGGGCGCGCCGAGCTCCTGGCGGCCGCCCAGGTCGACGAGGAGCAGCTGGAGGAGTGGGAGTCCTACGGGCTCATCGTCCCGGCTCCTGAGGGCGGCTACGACGCCGAGATGGTGACCGTGGCCAAGCTGGTGGCGGATCTGGGGCGATTCGGTCTGGAACCGCGCCATCTGCGCGCCATGCGCGCCTCCGCCGACCGTGAGGCGGGACTGGTGGAGCAGCTGGTCGCACCGCTGCGCCTGCACCGGAATCCGCAGACCAGGGCCCACGCCGAGGCCACGGCGAACGAGCTGGCGGAGCTCTCCGTACGGCTGCACGCGGCGCTCGTCCAGAGCGCTCTGCGCACCCGTCTGCACTGA
- a CDS encoding FHA domain-containing protein, translated as MKFFAKLFGKSAREDSNSAARHRAPRHGQGEEHEAERPLFRDEVSGDATQAGLSVSSVDPAGAGGIGFGEPSTSRSGGGFTPEGSSMPVCTRCGHRNAEASRFCSNCGAPLRGGVPERASETTSTISISGLEAYEAEATGQTALPSLSPEAQAAVDALPGGSALLVVRRGPNSGSRFLLDSDLTTAGRHPQSDIFLDDVTVSRRHVEFRRGPDGSFTVGDVGSLNGTYVNRERIDSVLLSNGDEVQIGKYRLVFYASPRGV; from the coding sequence GTGAAGTTTTTTGCGAAGTTGTTCGGGAAGAGCGCGCGCGAGGACAGCAACAGTGCTGCCCGCCACCGTGCTCCGCGCCACGGCCAGGGCGAGGAGCACGAGGCGGAGCGTCCGCTCTTCCGCGATGAGGTGTCCGGTGACGCCACGCAGGCTGGGCTCAGCGTGTCGTCCGTTGACCCTGCCGGTGCCGGCGGCATAGGTTTCGGCGAACCATCAACCTCACGTTCGGGTGGAGGGTTCACCCCGGAGGGCTCGTCGATGCCGGTCTGTACGAGGTGCGGCCACCGCAATGCGGAGGCCAGCCGATTCTGCTCCAACTGCGGCGCGCCGCTGCGGGGCGGTGTCCCCGAGCGTGCCTCGGAGACGACGTCCACCATCTCCATCTCCGGTCTTGAGGCGTACGAGGCCGAAGCGACGGGTCAGACGGCCCTGCCCTCGCTCTCCCCGGAGGCCCAGGCCGCCGTCGACGCGCTGCCCGGAGGCTCGGCGCTGCTGGTCGTGCGCCGCGGTCCGAACTCCGGCAGCCGCTTCCTCCTGGACAGCGACCTCACCACCGCCGGACGTCACCCGCAGAGCGACATCTTTCTCGACGACGTGACCGTGTCGCGGCGTCATGTGGAGTTCCGCAGGGGTCCGGACGGTAGCTTCACCGTGGGCGACGTCGGCAGCCTCAACGGCACCTATGTCAACCGTGAGCGCATCGATTCGGTCCTGCTCTCCAACGGCGACGAAGTCCAGATCGGAAAGTACCGCCTGGTCTTCTACGCGAGCCCGCGGGGCGTGTGA
- a CDS encoding DUF881 domain-containing protein: protein MNNDENPRSDQPERPDAGASGARDVPVQPPAPAEEPSGRQRLLAGLWPPRVSRAQLIVAVLLFGLGLGLAIQVRSTSDDSTLRGARQEDLVRILDEVDDRTQRLEDEKQRLDAQRTELENSSDQAEEARKQTLEKERQLGILAGTVAAHGPGITLTISDPSGAVAADKLLDTIQELRAAGAEAIEVNGVRVVANTYFAGGGGDIQVDGKKIEAPYEFKVIGKPQDLEPALNIPGGVVQTLEKEQATAVVERSDDIVVDALRAAKRPDYARSSSP, encoded by the coding sequence ATGAACAACGACGAGAACCCCCGCAGCGACCAGCCGGAGCGGCCCGACGCCGGTGCGTCCGGGGCCCGGGACGTGCCCGTGCAGCCGCCCGCGCCCGCCGAGGAGCCCTCCGGACGCCAGAGGCTGCTCGCGGGCCTGTGGCCGCCCCGGGTGAGCCGGGCCCAACTCATCGTCGCCGTGCTGCTGTTCGGGCTCGGGCTGGGGCTGGCCATCCAGGTGCGGTCCACCAGCGACGACAGCACCCTGCGCGGAGCGCGCCAGGAGGACCTGGTACGGATCCTCGACGAGGTCGACGACCGGACCCAGCGCCTGGAGGACGAGAAGCAGCGTCTGGACGCCCAGCGCACCGAGCTGGAGAACAGCTCGGACCAGGCCGAGGAGGCCCGGAAGCAGACGCTGGAGAAGGAACGCCAGCTGGGGATCCTCGCGGGTACGGTGGCGGCGCACGGCCCCGGCATCACGCTGACGATCAGCGACCCGTCGGGCGCGGTCGCCGCCGACAAGCTCCTCGACACCATCCAGGAGCTGCGCGCGGCCGGGGCCGAGGCCATCGAGGTCAACGGCGTCCGGGTGGTGGCCAATACGTACTTCGCCGGGGGCGGCGGTGACATCCAGGTGGACGGCAAGAAGATCGAAGCACCGTACGAGTTCAAGGTGATCGGCAAGCCGCAGGACCTGGAGCCCGCCCTCAACATCCCCGGCGGTGTGGTGCAGACGCTGGAGAAGGAGCAGGCCACGGCGGTCGTGGAGCGTTCCGACGACATCGTCGTCGACGCCTTGCGAGCGGCGAAGCGGCCTGACTACGCTCGGTCGTCGTCCCCGTGA
- a CDS encoding small basic family protein — protein sequence MIAVLGLVVGVVVGLLVRPEVPAVVEPYLPIAVVAALDAVFGGLRAMLDGIFVDKVFVVSFLSNVVVAALIVFLGDKLGVGAQLSTGVVVVLGIRIFSNAAAIRRHVFRA from the coding sequence GTGATCGCCGTACTGGGCCTCGTCGTGGGAGTCGTGGTCGGACTGTTGGTCCGGCCCGAGGTTCCGGCGGTGGTCGAGCCCTATCTCCCGATCGCCGTGGTCGCCGCACTCGACGCGGTCTTCGGAGGTCTGCGGGCCATGCTGGACGGCATCTTCGTCGACAAGGTCTTCGTGGTGTCGTTCCTCTCCAACGTCGTGGTCGCCGCGCTGATCGTGTTCCTCGGCGACAAACTGGGTGTCGGCGCCCAGCTCTCCACCGGTGTGGTGGTCGTGCTCGGCATCCGGATCTTCTCCAACGCCGCCGCGATCCGCCGGCACGTCTTCCGGGCTTGA
- a CDS encoding DUF881 domain-containing protein, with protein sequence MSQQPPDRSTPSPPARPDASMSLLNNVMDHSLDEGYAEASARRRADGSAGLPRTLKSKLGLAAGLVVAALVVTLGAAEARVSAPVVAKEREELIDRINAETRAADTLESDVDKLRSDVSERQRKALEQHGGDQGELVALLSGATPVEGPGVKLVVDDAKNTDQGGGGPRESSSFADTGRVRDRDMQRVVNGLWESGAEAIAINGQRLTALSAIRAAGDAILVDNRPLVPPYTVLAVGDGKNLAAAFRDSADGQYLNALKESFDIRTTLSDQAEVRLPAAPSLIVRTAEPKAAGSDAAESGKGTS encoded by the coding sequence ATGTCGCAGCAGCCCCCCGATCGGAGCACACCCTCGCCGCCCGCACGCCCCGACGCCTCCATGTCGCTGCTGAACAATGTGATGGACCACAGCCTCGACGAGGGTTACGCGGAGGCCTCGGCCCGCCGCAGGGCCGACGGGAGCGCGGGGCTGCCCCGTACGCTCAAGTCGAAGCTCGGCCTCGCCGCCGGCCTCGTGGTGGCCGCTCTCGTGGTCACCCTCGGTGCCGCCGAGGCGCGGGTGTCGGCGCCGGTCGTCGCGAAGGAACGCGAAGAGCTGATCGACCGCATCAACGCCGAGACCCGGGCGGCCGACACCCTGGAGTCGGACGTCGACAAGCTCCGTAGCGATGTGAGCGAGCGGCAGCGCAAGGCGCTGGAGCAGCACGGCGGGGACCAGGGGGAGCTGGTGGCCCTGCTCTCCGGGGCGACCCCGGTGGAGGGCCCCGGGGTGAAGCTCGTCGTGGACGACGCCAAGAACACCGATCAGGGCGGTGGCGGCCCCCGTGAGTCGTCGAGTTTCGCCGACACCGGCCGGGTGCGCGACCGGGACATGCAGCGGGTCGTCAACGGCCTGTGGGAGTCCGGCGCCGAGGCCATCGCCATCAATGGGCAAAGGCTGACCGCGCTGTCGGCGATCCGCGCCGCGGGCGACGCCATACTGGTCGACAACCGGCCGCTCGTACCGCCCTATACGGTGCTCGCGGTGGGGGACGGGAAGAATCTCGCCGCCGCGTTCCGGGACAGTGCCGACGGCCAGTACCTCAACGCGCTCAAGGAGAGCTTCGACATCCGCACCACCTTGTCCGATCAGGCGGAGGTGCGGCTCCCGGCCGCACCGAGCCTGATCGTCCGTACAGCAGAGCCGAAGGCCGCCGGCAGTGATGCGGCAGAATCAGGGAAGGGCACATCGTGA
- a CDS encoding mannose-1-phosphate guanyltransferase, with protein MKAVVMAGGEGTRLRPMTSSMPKPLLPVANRPIMEHVLRLLKRHGLNETVVTVQFLASLVKNYFGDGEELGMELTYANEEKPLGTAGSVKNAEEALKDDTFLVISGDALTDFDLTDLIAFHKEKGGLVTVCLTRVPNPLEFGITIVDENGQVERFLEKPTWGQVFSDTVNTGIYVMEPEVFDYVQADTSVDWSGDVFPQLMKEGKPIYGYIAEGYWEDVGTHESYVKAQADVLERKVDVELDGFEISPGVWVAEGAEVHPDAVLRGPLYIGDYAKVEADVEIREHTVVGSNVVVKTGAFLHKAVVHDNVYIGQHSNLRGCVVGKNTDIMRAARIEDGAVIGDECLVGEESIIQGNVRVYPFKTIEAGAFVNTSVIWESRGQAHLFGARGVSGILNVEITPELAVRLAGAYATTLKKGSTVTTARDHSRGARALKRAVISALQASAIDVRDLENVPLPVARQQTARGSAGGIMIRTSPGVPDSVDIMFIDERGADLSQAQQRKLDRVYARQEYRRAFPGEIGDLHFPSSVFDSYTGSLLRNVDIAGIADSGLKVVVDASNGSAGLVLPSLLGRLGVDALTINPGLDESRPTESAETRRAGLVRLGEIVSSARAAFGVRFDPVGERLSLVDELGRIIEDDRALLVMLDLVAAERRSGRVALPVTTTRVAEQVAAYHGTQVEWTTTSPDDLTRVGREETTIFGGDGRGGFIVPEFSSVFDGTAAFVRLIGLVARTQLTLSQIDARIPRAHVLRRDLATPWAVKGLVMRSVVEAAGDRSVDTTDGVRVVEADGRWIMVLPDRAEAVTHLWAEGPDDASAQALLDEWSAVVESAGE; from the coding sequence ATGAAGGCCGTCGTGATGGCTGGTGGCGAAGGCACGCGCCTGCGCCCCATGACCTCGAGCATGCCCAAGCCGCTCCTGCCCGTGGCCAATCGGCCGATCATGGAGCATGTACTGCGGCTTCTCAAGCGGCATGGGCTCAATGAAACAGTAGTGACCGTCCAGTTCCTGGCCTCCCTCGTCAAGAATTATTTCGGGGACGGCGAGGAGCTCGGGATGGAGCTCACCTATGCCAACGAGGAGAAGCCACTCGGCACTGCGGGGAGCGTGAAGAACGCCGAGGAGGCGTTGAAGGACGACACCTTCCTCGTCATTTCCGGTGACGCGCTCACCGACTTCGACCTCACCGACCTCATCGCCTTCCACAAGGAGAAGGGCGGACTCGTCACGGTCTGTCTGACCCGGGTCCCCAATCCGCTGGAATTCGGCATCACCATCGTCGACGAGAACGGCCAGGTCGAACGCTTCCTGGAGAAGCCGACCTGGGGCCAGGTCTTCTCGGACACGGTGAACACGGGCATCTATGTGATGGAGCCCGAGGTCTTCGACTACGTCCAGGCCGACACCTCCGTCGACTGGTCGGGTGATGTCTTCCCCCAGCTGATGAAGGAAGGCAAGCCGATCTACGGCTATATCGCCGAGGGCTACTGGGAGGACGTCGGTACGCACGAGAGCTATGTGAAGGCCCAGGCCGATGTCCTGGAGCGCAAGGTCGACGTGGAACTCGACGGCTTCGAGATCTCGCCCGGTGTGTGGGTGGCCGAAGGCGCGGAGGTCCACCCGGACGCCGTGCTCCGCGGGCCGCTGTACATCGGTGACTACGCCAAGGTCGAGGCGGACGTCGAAATCCGGGAGCACACCGTCGTGGGCTCCAACGTCGTCGTCAAGACCGGCGCCTTTCTTCATAAGGCCGTGGTCCACGACAACGTCTACATCGGACAGCACAGCAACCTCCGGGGCTGCGTGGTCGGCAAGAACACCGACATCATGCGGGCGGCCCGGATCGAGGACGGCGCTGTCATCGGTGACGAATGCCTGGTCGGCGAGGAGTCGATCATCCAGGGCAATGTGCGGGTGTACCCGTTCAAGACCATCGAGGCCGGTGCGTTCGTCAACACCTCGGTGATCTGGGAATCCCGTGGGCAGGCGCATCTCTTCGGGGCGCGCGGCGTCTCCGGCATCCTGAACGTCGAGATCACCCCCGAGCTGGCGGTCCGGCTGGCCGGCGCCTACGCCACGACCCTCAAGAAGGGGTCGACAGTTACCACCGCGCGTGACCACTCCCGAGGCGCCCGCGCGCTCAAGCGGGCCGTCATCTCGGCGCTCCAGGCCAGCGCCATCGACGTACGCGACCTGGAGAACGTACCGCTGCCCGTGGCCCGGCAGCAGACCGCGCGAGGCAGCGCGGGCGGCATCATGATCCGTACGTCACCGGGCGTGCCCGACTCGGTGGACATCATGTTCATCGACGAGCGGGGCGCCGACCTCTCGCAGGCGCAGCAGCGCAAGCTGGACCGGGTCTACGCCCGCCAGGAGTACCGCAGGGCCTTCCCCGGGGAGATCGGGGACCTGCACTTCCCGTCCAGCGTCTTCGACTCGTACACCGGCTCCCTGCTCCGCAACGTGGACATCGCGGGGATCGCCGACTCCGGGCTGAAGGTCGTCGTGGACGCCTCCAACGGGTCCGCCGGGCTCGTTCTGCCGAGCCTCCTCGGGCGGCTCGGCGTGGACGCCCTGACGATCAACCCCGGACTCGACGAGTCGCGGCCCACCGAGTCCGCCGAGACGCGCCGGGCCGGCCTCGTCCGGCTCGGGGAGATCGTGTCCTCGGCGCGGGCGGCCTTCGGCGTCCGGTTCGACCCGGTCGGTGAGCGGCTCTCCCTCGTGGACGAGCTGGGCCGGATCATCGAGGACGACCGGGCCCTGCTGGTCATGCTGGACCTCGTCGCCGCCGAGCGGCGCAGCGGACGCGTCGCCCTGCCGGTGACGACCACGCGCGTCGCCGAGCAGGTGGCGGCCTACCACGGCACCCAGGTGGAGTGGACGACCACCTCGCCCGACGACCTGACCCGGGTGGGACGCGAAGAGACCACCATCTTCGGAGGAGACGGGCGCGGCGGGTTCATCGTTCCCGAATTCAGCAGCGTCTTCGACGGGACGGCCGCTTTCGTCCGGCTCATCGGACTCGTCGCGCGGACCCAGCTCACCCTGAGCCAGATCGACGCCCGTATCCCGCGGGCCCACGTCCTGCGTCGCGACCTCGCGACGCCCTGGGCGGTCAAGGGCCTCGTCATGCGCAGCGTCGTCGAGGCTGCCGGGGACCGCAGCGTGGACACCACGGACGGCGTCCGGGTGGTCGAGGCGGACGGACGGTGGATCATGGTGCTGCCCGACCGGGCGGAGGCCGTCACCCATCTGTGGGCGGAAGGCCCGGACGACGCCTCGGCGCAGGCGCTGCTGGACGAGTGGTCCGCCGTGGTGGAGAGCGCGGGCGAGTGA
- a CDS encoding CDP-alcohol phosphatidyltransferase family protein, with amino-acid sequence MEVQETRVQTDRVLTIPNILSMARLVGVPLFLWLILRPVFGGPNSDGWALLVLMLSGISDYLDGKLARRWNQISSLGRLLDPAADRLYILSTLLGLTWREILPLWLTAALLARELMLLVMVAILRRHGYPPPQVNFLGKAATFNLMYAFPLLLLSDGSGWLATVAAIFGWAFAGWGTTLYWWAGILYVVQVRRLVKADAVAD; translated from the coding sequence GTGGAGGTCCAGGAGACTCGGGTCCAGACGGACCGGGTCCTCACCATCCCCAACATCCTCAGCATGGCTCGCCTTGTCGGGGTACCGCTCTTCCTGTGGCTGATTCTCCGCCCCGTGTTCGGCGGCCCCAACAGCGACGGCTGGGCGCTGCTGGTGCTGATGCTCAGTGGCATCAGCGACTATCTCGACGGCAAGCTCGCCCGCCGGTGGAACCAGATCAGCAGTCTCGGCCGGCTCCTGGACCCGGCTGCGGACCGTCTCTACATCCTCTCGACCCTTCTCGGCCTCACCTGGCGTGAGATCCTGCCGCTCTGGCTCACCGCGGCTCTGCTGGCCCGTGAGCTGATGCTGCTCGTGATGGTGGCCATCCTGAGGCGCCACGGTTATCCGCCGCCGCAGGTCAACTTCCTCGGGAAAGCTGCAACTTTCAACCTGATGTACGCGTTCCCCTTGTTGCTGCTCAGCGACGGTAGTGGTTGGCTGGCTACCGTGGCCGCCATTTTCGGATGGGCGTTCGCAGGATGGGGTACAACGCTGTATTGGTGGGCAGGGATCCTCTACGTGGTCCAGGTCCGCCGGCTCGTCAAGGCGGATGCAGTAGCCGATTGA
- a CDS encoding PTS glucose transporter subunit IIA, translating to MTNVTSPLAGRAIGLTAVPDPVFSGAMVGPGTAIDPVREPSEAVSPVDGIVVSLHPHAFVVVDADGHGVLTHLGIDTVQLNGEGFELLVNKGDTVTRGQSIVRWDPVGVEEAGKSPICPIVALEATAESLSDVRGDGDVKVGDTLFGWQ from the coding sequence ATGACCAACGTGACGTCCCCTCTTGCTGGACGCGCCATCGGACTCACCGCGGTTCCCGACCCGGTCTTCTCCGGCGCGATGGTCGGTCCCGGCACCGCCATCGACCCCGTACGTGAGCCCTCCGAGGCCGTATCGCCTGTCGACGGCATCGTCGTCTCCCTGCACCCCCACGCGTTCGTCGTCGTCGACGCCGACGGGCACGGGGTTCTGACGCACCTCGGTATCGACACCGTCCAGCTCAACGGCGAGGGCTTCGAGCTGCTCGTCAACAAGGGGGACACGGTGACCCGGGGCCAGAGCATCGTGCGCTGGGACCCGGTCGGCGTCGAGGAGGCCGGCAAGTCACCCATCTGCCCGATCGTGGCCTTGGAGGCGACCGCCGAGTCGCTCTCCGATGTCCGTGGGGACGGGGACGTGAAGGTCGGCGACACGCTGTTCGGCTGGCAGTAG
- the ptsP gene encoding phosphoenolpyruvate--protein phosphotransferase: protein METTLRGVGVSHGVAIGEVRHMGTAVLEPPAKSIPTEEAGREQGRARQAVEAVAADLVARGNLAGGEAQHVLEAQAMMAQDPELMSDVERRIAVGSTAERAVYDAFAAYRALLANAGEYLAGRVADLDDVRNRIVARLLGVPMPGVPDSDEPYVLIARDLAPADTALLDPALVLGFVTEEGGPTSHSAILARALGVPAVVALPGAGELAEGTVVAVDGSTGEIFVNPSAEKREEMEAAAAARKAALSSSTGPGATSDGHKVPLLANVGGPGDVPAAVEAGAEGVGLFRTEFLFLDDSKQAPSEEKQVAAYRAVLEAFPEGRVVVRVLDAGADKPLDFLTPADEPNPALGVRGLRSLLDHPEVLRTQLTALAKAAEGLPVYLEVMAPMVADRIDAKAFADACREAGLQAKFGAMVEIPSAALRARSILQEVEFLSLGTNDLAQYTFAADRQVGAVSRLQDPWQPALLDLVALSAEAARAEGKSCGVCGEAAADPLLACVLTGLGVTSLSMGAASIPYVRATLAKYTLAQCERAANAARSADSADEARSAAQAVLSGE, encoded by the coding sequence ATGGAGACAACGCTGCGAGGCGTCGGCGTGAGCCACGGTGTGGCCATCGGCGAGGTTCGGCACATGGGTACGGCGGTGCTGGAGCCGCCCGCCAAATCGATTCCCACCGAGGAGGCGGGGCGCGAACAGGGGCGTGCCCGGCAGGCGGTGGAGGCCGTGGCCGCCGATCTCGTCGCGCGCGGCAATCTGGCGGGCGGCGAGGCACAGCACGTGCTCGAGGCGCAGGCCATGATGGCGCAGGACCCCGAGCTGATGTCCGATGTCGAGCGGCGGATCGCCGTGGGCAGCACCGCCGAGCGCGCGGTGTACGACGCGTTCGCCGCGTACCGGGCGCTGCTGGCCAACGCCGGTGAGTACCTGGCGGGGCGGGTCGCCGACCTCGACGACGTACGGAACCGGATCGTGGCGCGGCTGCTCGGGGTTCCGATGCCCGGGGTGCCGGACAGCGACGAGCCGTACGTACTGATCGCGCGCGATCTGGCGCCGGCCGACACGGCGCTTCTCGACCCGGCCCTGGTGCTCGGCTTCGTCACCGAGGAGGGCGGGCCGACCAGCCACAGCGCCATCCTGGCCCGGGCGCTCGGCGTTCCGGCCGTGGTGGCTCTGCCCGGCGCCGGTGAGCTGGCCGAGGGCACGGTCGTGGCGGTGGACGGCAGCACGGGCGAGATCTTCGTGAACCCGAGCGCCGAGAAGCGTGAGGAGATGGAGGCCGCGGCGGCTGCTCGTAAGGCGGCTCTGTCCTCCTCGACCGGTCCCGGTGCCACGTCGGACGGGCACAAGGTGCCGTTGCTCGCCAATGTCGGCGGTCCGGGCGATGTGCCCGCGGCGGTCGAGGCGGGGGCCGAGGGTGTCGGGCTGTTCCGCACCGAGTTCCTCTTCCTGGACGACAGCAAGCAGGCTCCTTCCGAGGAGAAGCAGGTCGCGGCCTACCGTGCGGTGCTGGAGGCGTTCCCCGAGGGGCGTGTCGTCGTCCGCGTGCTGGATGCCGGGGCCGACAAGCCGCTGGACTTCCTGACGCCGGCCGACGAGCCGAACCCGGCGCTGGGTGTGCGGGGGCTGCGCAGCCTGCTGGACCACCCAGAGGTGCTGCGTACCCAGCTGACCGCGCTGGCGAAGGCGGCCGAGGGTCTGCCGGTGTACCTGGAGGTCATGGCGCCCATGGTGGCCGACCGCATCGACGCCAAGGCGTTCGCGGACGCGTGCCGTGAGGCGGGGTTGCAGGCGAAGTTCGGCGCGATGGTGGAGATTCCGTCCGCGGCTCTGCGGGCGCGGTCGATCCTCCAGGAGGTCGAGTTCCTGTCGCTGGGCACCAACGACCTGGCGCAGTACACCTTCGCGGCCGACCGTCAGGTGGGCGCGGTGTCGCGGCTCCAGGACCCGTGGCAGCCGGCGCTGCTGGATCTGGTCGCGCTGTCCGCCGAGGCGGCCCGTGCCGAGGGCAAGAGCTGCGGTGTCTGTGGTGAGGCCGCCGCGGATCCGCTGCTGGCCTGTGTGCTGACCGGTCTGGGTGTCACCTCGCTCTCCATGGGTGCCGCGTCCATTCCTTACGTGCGCGCAACGCTGGCCAAGTACACGCTGGCCCAGTGCGAGCGTGCGGCCAACGCGGCCCGCTCGGCCGACTCGGCCGACGAGGCGCGCAGCGCGGCCCAGGCTGTGCTGTCCGGCGAGTAG